The window GACATTCAGTTCACCACGGACCCTTCCGGAGCCTCACCCTGGGCGGGACAACTGGTCTCGGTCGGTGGAATTGTCACAGCGACGGAGTACACCGGACAGCCGATTCGCTACTTCCTTTCGGATCGGGGCGGTGGTCCGTGGAGCGGTATTCTCGTGAACGACAACCAGCTGCGCCAGATCATCCGCGGCGATTCTGTTCGGTTCCAAGCCGAGGTTCAGGAATCGAACACGCAAACCCGCCTTCGAAACATCGTTGCAGGGACCTTCACCGTGGTTTCCGTCGGCGCCCAAGTAGCCCCCACACCTACCACGACCGGGTCCGTCACCGAACCGATGGAAGGTGTGCTCGTTGAGATTGCGAACGCGGTCGTTGTCGACGATCAGCCACAAATCACCATTGACGACGGTTCGGGTCCGGTCGGTGTCGGAACCGGATGGGACTACGCCGTGGAATTGCTACTGGGTGACTCACTCCTGTTCTTGCGGGGGATCGTGTCCTCAGCGGCCAATGTGTTTCTCGTCAATCCACGCGCGACGTCGGACATCGGGCTGCTTCACAATCATGGACCGGTCATATCACAAGTCGCGAACTTTCCGGCGGAACCGACCAACCATGATTCCGTCACGGTTACGGCGTCCGTCTTTGATGCCGACGGTGTTGCCGGCGTGGAAGTGCATTATCGCTTTGGCCCGCTCGGCGACTTCATTCCACAGTCCATGTTCGACGATGGCGCGCATGGAGACGGCGGATCCGGGGACGGTAATTGGGGTGGGATCGTACCCGCCGGAGCGGCACATGTCTTTGCGTACTACTACGTACGAGCGATCGACGGCCTCGGCACCATCTCCACTAATCCCGCTGCCGCGCCGGAAGAGAGCTATCACTATCGCATTCGAGGAGACCCTCCCGCCATCTTCGATTTGCAGTACACGGGCGATCCCACCGGTGGCGTCTCACCCTATGATGGCCAATTCGTCACCGTAATCGGCATTGTCACAGGAACTGGATTCAATAATGACTTCAGCTTCTTTATGTGTGATCCTGTTGGCATCTGGCCCGATTCAGGACGCTGGTCGGGGATTGAAGTGTACGCGCCGGATCGGATGCCTTCGCTTTGGGACAGCATCCGCGTCACCGGCCAGGTGATCGACTACGCGGGATCCCTCACCGAATTCGCGTCGGGCAGTCAGGTTGCGGTGCTGGGCACAAGTCAACCGATTCCTTCGCTTCGCGTGCGCGCGGCCGAGTTGTCGCCGCCCAATGGCAGTTTACCCGACTCGGGCGAGGCTTACGAGGGAGTCCTGATCGAGATCGGACCGTCCATGGTCACGAATACCTCGGACTTCAACTCATATGGCCAGTTCGACGTTTCCGGTCTGGAAGGCTCATGCACGATCGTCAACGATGCCGGTTTTGAGTTCGTGCCGGTGGTCGGCGACAGCTTCCTGTTCATTCGCGGAAACTGCACGTATCTCCCTTTCGCAGGGTACATCGGCCATGTCACAGCGCCGCGCTTCGACGCCGATCTTGGCTTCATTGACCGTCGTCCTCCCGAAATTCTCAGCGCCACGGCAGTCTCCGACCTGAGCGTTAACATCTTGTTCAACGAGCGTCTGTCCGACGTTGGCGCGAACGACCCGGGCAACTACACGATCACCGATCAGTCGGTCCCAGAGCATCCCCGCCTTGACGTCGCCTCGGCAGCCGTCTTATCCGCGGGCCATACCGTGCATCTTGAGCTTCTCGCGGCTCTCGATTCGGAGCACGGTTATCGACTGGAGATTCAGGCCATCGAGGATCTGGCCGGTAACGAGCTGGCCGGCGCGGTTGTCTTCTTCGGCGGCTATTCACCCACCGCGTTCGTCCCGATTGCCAGCCTCTACGACAGCTTCGGCGTTTACAGCGGACAAATCGTCACGCTCCGCGGCGTGGTCAACTACGTGCGCGAGATCACGACGGATAGCGGTTCCCGTCGCGTCGCGGCTTACCTTCAAGATCAAAGCGGGCGTGGGCTCTATCTGACTCAGTCTGGCCGCATGAACGCGTACCCCGCGCTACGGCGCCGCAATCTGATCACGATCACCGGGCTCGTTGGCTCGTTCAACAATGAGATTCAGCTGGGCGGCTTTACGAGTTTCGGCATGACGCTCATCAACGAAGGCGTCTCCCTTCCACCGCCGATCGTAATGACGACGGGCGATCGTGAACTGCAGGACAGCATTGGTCGCACATCATTCCAGAATCTGCACGGGTCGGGGACGTGGTGCGCGACGACGGGCGCGATCAATCGCGTGGATGAGAACATCGACGGCGCAACGACTCTGTACTTGAATGACGGCAGCGGCGACCTGCGGGTCCGGGTCTGGGATGAATCGGATCTTGACAGCGTGAACATCGATGGCCGCTACTATCGGCTTGGAAACGAGCTGGTCGGAGTGGAATGCCGAGTTTCGGGTGTCGCCGCAAGGGACGGCGACGACTTCGTGCTGTATGCTGGCCATATGGAAGACATCGTCGGGTTGTCCGTCGTGGAGCGGCGTCCCAAGTTGCCTCCGGCGGGTTTCACACTTTCGCAGAACTACCCGAATCCGTTTAACTTATCGACCACCATCTCCTACACCGTCCCGCGGGTATCTCCGGTGACGCTGAGCGTATATGATGTGACGGGGCGACTCGTGGAAGGTCGCTTCCTCGGCGTGCAGACGGCGGGGGCGCATGACTATCATTTCGACGCGGGTGCGCTCGCGAGCGGGATGTACTTCGTACAGATTGGGCAGCGGGCGGGGGGGGCGCGGACGAAGATTGTGGTGTTGAGGTAGGAAACTGAGAATTTAAAATCGGAAGGCAGAGTTCCGATTTGCCCCCCCGGCCCCCCACGGGATGTGGGGGGAGAGTTGACTCTCCGATTCCGGCCGGGCGAGGACGCCCGGCTCGGCGAAGCGCCGAGGGCCGATCCGGCGGTCGGGAGAGACTTTGAAGAGGGCTGGGAGGTTGGACGCCGATCTGACTGATTGCGGTAAAGTGTTAATTAACAAAGTAGTACGATTCAGGTCTGTGGGCTGTGCCGACTCACGTTGTGCTTGACAATGTGGAGCTGGTTATCTATATTTAAAAGCTTTGCAAACATAGGGTAGGTTTCATGTCAACATTTCACGCCAAACCGGGTCAGGTGGAACGGGGCTGGATAATCGTCGATGCGACGGACCAGATCCTGGGCCGCTTGTCCACTCAGATCGCCGCAATTCTTCGCGGCAAGACCAAGCCGCAATACACGCCGCATGTGGATGTGGGCGATTTCGTCGTGGTGATTAATGCCGACAAGGTGCGGGTTACGGGCGGCAAGTCTCGTACGAAAGCCTACTTCCATCACACGGGCCACCCGCAGGGTGCGCGTTGGACACCGTATGAGACGCTCAAGAAGGCGCATCCGGAGCGGATCATCGAACGTGCGGTAAAGGGCATGATTCCGCGTACGCGTCTGGGCCGCAAGCAGCTCGGCAAGCTATTTGTGTATGCGGGCGCGGAACATCCGCACGTTGCGCAGCAGCCGAAGCCGCTCTCCTTCTAATTCGACTCCCTTAAGGTATTACATGAAGCAGACCAAGTATTACGCCACAGGACGGCGCAAGACGGCCATTGCCCGCGTCTGGCTGGTGCCGGGCACCGGCAAAGTCAATGTCAACGGCAAGGACCTGATTGGCTATTTCCGCCGCGACGTGTTGCGGATGGAGATCGAACAGCCGCTGGTCGTGACGGAGAATCTCGGCAAGGTTGACATTCACGCGACGATGAAGGGCGGAGGGCTGAGCGGCCAGGCCGGAGCGCTGCTGCTCGGCATTTCGCGCGCACTGGTCGTGATGAACGAGGCGCACCGACCGGTTTTGCGTCAACATGACCTGATGACTCGTGACCCGCGTGAGCGCGAGCGCAAGAAGTATGGTCAGCCGGGCGCGCGCAAGCGGTTCCAGTACTCGAAGCGCTAAGCCAATGGTCTAATCGGGTACGCCAAGCGGGCAAAGACTTGGCGCGCCGTTCCGGTTTCCGGCCGGGTTGCGCAAACTTAACCCGGTTCGGCGGGAGACGTATCGCCGCGCACACATAGCAGGCAAGTCAGGTTTACTAATCGATCGACGGTTCGGATCGCGGGATGGGTGCTCAGTGACTGAGTTGTCCGGCGAGAGGAAGGGCCGTTAGAGCACCAACCCGGAGCACCGATGTCCAAAGTTACGCTTCAGCAATTGCTGTTGGCCGGAAGTCATTTCGGCCATTTGACTCGTCGCTGGCACCCGAAGATGAAGCCGTTCATATTGATGGAACGGAACAAGATTCATCTGCTGGACCTGCGCAAGACCCAGGAATGTACGGACAAAGCTACTGCCGCGGCGATGCAGATTGCGTCTCGCGGCGGTACAATTTTGTACGTGGGCACTAAGCCGCAGGCGCGCGATGTGATCACGGCGGAGGCGAAGCGGGCGGGGGTTCCGTACGTAACGGAGCGTTGGCTGGGCGGCACGCTGACCAACTTTCAGACGATTCGTCAGGGGATCAAGACGCTGAACGGGATCGAGAAGAAGATGGTGGATGGGACGTTCGAGAAGATCTCGAAGAAGGAGCGGTTGATGTTGGACCGCCGTCGGGAGAAGCTGCTCGAGTCCATCGGCGGCATTCGCGAACTGAACTATTTGCCGCACGCGATCTACATCGTGGACGTCCGTCGCGAGAAGATCGCGGTCGCCGAGGCCCGTCGGTTGGGCATTCCGATTTTCGCGATCGTGGATACGAACGTTGATCCTGATCTGGTGGATTATCCGATTCCGGCCAACGATGACGCGTTCAAGTCGATTGCGTTGATAACTCGCGCCCTGACGGACGGGGTCGTCGAAGGGATGGCGACGTATCGGGCGACGGCGGTGCAGGTGCAGGAGACGACGCAAGATACACAGGCTCGCGACCGTGAGCATGTGGATCCGCGGGGTCGCGACCGGGATCGGCGGGAAGGTCGTGATCAGCGCGGCGGTGGACCGGGTGGTCCCGGCGGCGGTGGTGATCGGCCGCGACGTGTGCGTCGGCCGGGCGGTCCCGGACCGGGTAGCGGACCTGCACCTCAGGCGGATCAACCCCACGGCGGCGAAGAGAAGCCGGTACCGCCCAGCGGAGACGCACCGGCGGGCGCGTAGTTCGCGGACCGCGGGGCGAGGCGCGGCACCGGGGACGGTGCCGCCAAGCAGCGAGTATAGAATGACACAACGAGATAGAGGATAGATACCGTGGCAGACGTAGCAATTAGCGCCGCGCTGGTGTCTCAGCTTCGAGCGGAGACGGGGGCGGGGATGATGGACTGCAAGCAGGCGCTGGTCGAATCAGGCGGCGACAAGGACAAGGCCGTGGAATATCTGCGCAAGAAGGGTAAGGCGGCCGCGGAGAAGCGTGCCGACCGCGCGGCGAATGAAGGCGTGGTGGCGATTGTGCGCAGTGAAGACGGCCAGACCGCCGCGATGGTGGAGGTGAACAGCGAGACGGATTTTGTGGCCAAGAATGACGACTTTCGCAAGTTCGCCGACGAGCTCGCC is drawn from candidate division KSB1 bacterium and contains these coding sequences:
- the rpsB gene encoding 30S ribosomal protein S2; translation: MSKVTLQQLLLAGSHFGHLTRRWHPKMKPFILMERNKIHLLDLRKTQECTDKATAAAMQIASRGGTILYVGTKPQARDVITAEAKRAGVPYVTERWLGGTLTNFQTIRQGIKTLNGIEKKMVDGTFEKISKKERLMLDRRREKLLESIGGIRELNYLPHAIYIVDVRREKIAVAEARRLGIPIFAIVDTNVDPDLVDYPIPANDDAFKSIALITRALTDGVVEGMATYRATAVQVQETTQDTQARDREHVDPRGRDRDRREGRDQRGGGPGGPGGGGDRPRRVRRPGGPGPGSGPAPQADQPHGGEEKPVPPSGDAPAGA
- the rplM gene encoding 50S ribosomal protein L13 encodes the protein MSTFHAKPGQVERGWIIVDATDQILGRLSTQIAAILRGKTKPQYTPHVDVGDFVVVINADKVRVTGGKSRTKAYFHHTGHPQGARWTPYETLKKAHPERIIERAVKGMIPRTRLGRKQLGKLFVYAGAEHPHVAQQPKPLSF
- a CDS encoding T9SS type A sorting domain-containing protein yields the protein MRYSCLLNLLLPAALFAQMSIHDIQFTTDPSGASPWAGQLVSVGGIVTATEYTGQPIRYFLSDRGGGPWSGILVNDNQLRQIIRGDSVRFQAEVQESNTQTRLRNIVAGTFTVVSVGAQVAPTPTTTGSVTEPMEGVLVEIANAVVVDDQPQITIDDGSGPVGVGTGWDYAVELLLGDSLLFLRGIVSSAANVFLVNPRATSDIGLLHNHGPVISQVANFPAEPTNHDSVTVTASVFDADGVAGVEVHYRFGPLGDFIPQSMFDDGAHGDGGSGDGNWGGIVPAGAAHVFAYYYVRAIDGLGTISTNPAAAPEESYHYRIRGDPPAIFDLQYTGDPTGGVSPYDGQFVTVIGIVTGTGFNNDFSFFMCDPVGIWPDSGRWSGIEVYAPDRMPSLWDSIRVTGQVIDYAGSLTEFASGSQVAVLGTSQPIPSLRVRAAELSPPNGSLPDSGEAYEGVLIEIGPSMVTNTSDFNSYGQFDVSGLEGSCTIVNDAGFEFVPVVGDSFLFIRGNCTYLPFAGYIGHVTAPRFDADLGFIDRRPPEILSATAVSDLSVNILFNERLSDVGANDPGNYTITDQSVPEHPRLDVASAAVLSAGHTVHLELLAALDSEHGYRLEIQAIEDLAGNELAGAVVFFGGYSPTAFVPIASLYDSFGVYSGQIVTLRGVVNYVREITTDSGSRRVAAYLQDQSGRGLYLTQSGRMNAYPALRRRNLITITGLVGSFNNEIQLGGFTSFGMTLINEGVSLPPPIVMTTGDRELQDSIGRTSFQNLHGSGTWCATTGAINRVDENIDGATTLYLNDGSGDLRVRVWDESDLDSVNIDGRYYRLGNELVGVECRVSGVAARDGDDFVLYAGHMEDIVGLSVVERRPKLPPAGFTLSQNYPNPFNLSTTISYTVPRVSPVTLSVYDVTGRLVEGRFLGVQTAGAHDYHFDAGALASGMYFVQIGQRAGGARTKIVVLR
- the rpsI gene encoding 30S ribosomal protein S9, translated to MKQTKYYATGRRKTAIARVWLVPGTGKVNVNGKDLIGYFRRDVLRMEIEQPLVVTENLGKVDIHATMKGGGLSGQAGALLLGISRALVVMNEAHRPVLRQHDLMTRDPRERERKKYGQPGARKRFQYSKR